In Betta splendens chromosome 19, fBetSpl5.4, whole genome shotgun sequence, the following proteins share a genomic window:
- the LOC114845686 gene encoding cAMP-dependent protein kinase type I-alpha regulatory subunit: MASGSASSEEERSLRECEQYVQKHNIQQLLKDCIVQLCTSRPDRPMAFLREYFERLEKEEAKQIQNQQKASSSRSDSRDEEVSPPMNPVVKGRRRRGAFSAEVYTEEDAASYVRKVIPKDYKTMAALAKAIEKNVLFSHLDDNERSDIFDAMFPVTYIAGETVILQGDEGDNFYVIDQGEMDVYVNNDWVTSIGEGGSFGELALIYGTPRAATVRAKTNVKLWGIDRDSYRRILMGSTLRKRKMYEEFLRKVSILESLDKWERLTVADALEPVQFEDGQKIVVQGEPGDEFFIILEGSAAVLQRRSENEEFVEVGRLGPSDYFGEIALLMNRPRAATVVARGPLKCVKLDRPRFERVLGPCSDILKRNIQQYNSFVSLSV; this comes from the exons ATGGCATCTGGAAGTGCAAGCAGTGAAGAGGAGCGGAGCCTGAGGGAGTGTGAGCAGTATGTGCAGAAACACAacattcagcagctgctgaaggattGTATTGTTCAGCTGTGCACCTCCAGGCCAGACAGGCCCATGGCCTTTCTCAGGGAGTACTTTGAAAGGCTGGagaag GAGGAAGCCAAGCAGATTCAGAACCAGCAGAAGGCCAGCAGTTCCCGTTCAGACTCGCGCGATGAGGAGGTGTCTCCACCCATGAACCCTGTGGTAAAGGGTCGCAGGCGGAGAGGTGCCTTCAGTGCAGAGGTTTACACAGAGGAGGACGCAGCCTCATATGTCAGAAAG gttATTCCAAAAGACTACAAGACGATGGCAGCCTTGGCCAAAGCTATTGAAAAGAATGTGCTCTTCTCACACCTGGATGACAATGAGAGGAG TGACATATTTGACGCAATGTTTCCAGTCACTTACATTGCTGGCGAAACGGTTATTTTGCAGG GTGATGAAGGCGACAATTTCTATGTTATCGACCAAGGGGAGATGGAT GTCTATGTGAACAACGACTGGGTGACCAGCATTGGAGAAGGTGGCAGTTTTGGAGAGTTGGCTCTGATTTACGGCACTCCAAGAGCAGCCACCGTCAGAGCCAAGACTAATGTCAAGCTGTGGGGCATTGACAGAGACAGTTACAGAAGAATACTTATG gGAAGCACTctgagaaagaggaagatgtACGAGGAATTCCTTCGGAAAGTCTCCATTTTAG AGTCTCTTGACAAATGGGAACGTTTGACAGTTGCTGATGCTTTGGAGCCTGTCCAGTTTGAGGATGGACAGAAGATTGTTGTGCAGGGAGAGCCTGGAGATGAGTTTTTCATCATCTTGGAG ggttctgcagctgtgttgcaaCGTCGTTCAGAGAATGAGGAGTTTGTGGAAGTGGGGAGATTAGGACCGTCAGACTACTTTG GTGAAATTGCTCTGCTGATGAACCGTCCCCGTGCTGCCACCGTGGTCGCCCGGGGGCCTCTGAAGTGTGTCAAGCTGGATCGGCCCCGCTTTGAACGCGTCCTGGGCCCCTGTTCAGACATTCTCAAACGTAACATCCAACAGTACAACAGCTTtgtctcactgtctgtctga